CATGTATAAGTTCAGTTAATTCCTTCACAAGGAGTATTGGGCAGAGGAAATGGGCCAGTGCATCTCCTGCCAGAAGGACAGGGAGTgagaagaaacacaaacacGGTGATTGAACTTTGAAATCTAATAAATTTCACTGTACTAAACTGTTCTAGTAAACTTGCATGCTCTAGTAATGCCTGGGGACATCTAATTTCTAAGTGTCTGAGTCATGCCACATAAATGCTTTGAGGTCTTAGATGATTGCTGCCTCATcttctgaaattgtattttGTGAGAGGACTAGCATTTTATCTAGGAATAGACTTATTATATTTTGAGGAATGCTTCATATTCTTCCATTAGCTGGACACACAGCTGAAGTGCCTCATCCTTCTTTTATGGGTCTAATGCCTCAGTCACTCTTCCATAGTGGATTTTGGGATACTGCTGTATCCCTGTTTACCCTTTGGACTGGATTACTGCAACCTTGTCTACCTGAAGCTGCTGCCAACAGCATTTGTGTGTCAGTAGGTCAAGAAATATCCCAGTGCTGAGCTATGTCCCACCTAAGGAGGCTTTGTCCATGTCAGAGAGCCCTTGCATGCTCTCCTGCCTGTGGAAGCAGGACCAGCTGCTGGTCAGGTTGTGTGACACAGTGAAGGACATCAGACCTATGTCCCCAAGGTCCTCCACCACCTTCACAGCCAGTGGGTCTTGCTCGGTCCTCACAGgagctgaagtgctgcagaCGTCAAATAAACAACAGGACTCTGCCTGTAGAGCAGGATTTTGCTTCTAGAGTTTTCTTCTGTTGTGACGTGCCCTAGTAGCTTAAGCCAACTGCTCCGAGCAGATTTCTTGGTCTTTCTCATTAATGTGTGATTAATGGGGCTGTTACTTCCTTCTGCAGGCTGGCAGTTGCCCATTTTCTCTGAAGGGATAAGATTGGCACAGCAAATAAGTGTATTAGTTTAGATAACAGTGTTGCCCACTGTTTGAGCACATACCCAGGGCTGGATGGCCCTGCCACGTGCTGCTACACACCAAACAATGCTGTTCCCTGCTGCAATACAGCTCCCTTTCTTGTAAGTTATTTTGAAAGCTGACAAGGGGATTCTTGTATTTAGACATCTTCCCCTTGTGAAAGATTTGAGACATGTAAAGGTGCCACATTTATCTTGGGTAAGACAATATTGATAGAGAACTCTAGTGAGTTACTGCTGTCCTAAATATTCAGATCTGGATGATAAAGTATTCAGACATATAGGATAAAGATACAGTGTTTGTCTCTGACATACAGTAACTTTCTTTTGAGTGGTTTTGACCAATCTCAATACTGAATAAACTAATCAGAAGATTTGGAAAAATTGCCTTGGAAGGAGGAAGGGTTGAAGGTACTTTGGGCAAGCAGAATGCAAAGGCACATCTTCAGACCCTTGCAGCAGtgcatttctttcatgtttGAATAAAGCATCATAATCCAACACAGATGCTGCTCTCTTTTGGACAGTCAGATTTAGTGCTCTGACTGTAGGAAGTTGTGACTAAAGCTGGTTTCCATCCCAGCAGAATTGATTTTGTTACATTGGATGGCCCAAGACTTGTGATGGGGGTGAGGTTGCAGCCTGTAGCTGTTGCTTTCAGTCTGCAGTCGAAAGAAGGGGATCTGTGTGCAGATACAGAGCACATGGCAttctttccttttggaaagTTACCTCTACaaccagcagctggaaacaagGTGCTGAAATTTACCCGGTCAGCACGTTGGTTTGCTAGGGGCCAGTTCTGTGTGAGGGAGACCAGACAAAGGGCTTTCAAGAAATCCTAGGCCTGTGGCTGGGCAGGCTCCAGCCTTTGCAGCAGCTTTTAATGATTAACATAATACTTTTGAAGTACCTTGAGAATTTAACCTCTGGTTGATGTTCTGTCTGCAGGTGGAGGAATCTGAGGCCTTTCTCCTctgtcagcactgcagagcaggtcGCCTCTGATTTCACATCTCGCTTCCGCCTGCCAAGCTGTCTGATATGTCGGGACCCGTGCCGAGCAGGGCCAGAGTTTACACGGATGTGAACACACACAGACCCCGGGAGTACTGGGACTATGAGTCTCACGTGGTTGAGTGGGGGTAAGTCTGGGCTGCCTCTGGATGTCCCTGCACCAGGATCAGTCCCTGTGGATCCTGCGTAGTGGTACTTGGGGAGTTCAGGCAACTGCGCTGCGTGAGGCTTTTTCATGCTTCTTGGCAGATGGCAAGGGAAAGGATCACAACTTCtcttcagagaaatatttcttatcAAACTTTTAAATTCCCAGTTGTGGAAGAACATTTATAGCAGCTTCCTTAAAAGTTTGAAGAAATTTTGACAGGTAGTTGAGAAACATCCCctttcagagggaagaaaatctaTTTCTGAAACAATCCAAACAGTCCTGAGTGCAGggctgaaaagaaatgaaaagactTTCAAACTGAAGTTGCTGCTGACTTGGATAAGTGAAGAAACTCCACAAACTTAAATAGGTACATGCTATTTTATGACTTGTTGCTCAGCTCTCTGCAAGTGCCTGGAAAAGACATGGCTGCCTCTCTTTGAAGGAGGGAGGTGTCTAAATTGAGCTCATGACTAAAGTGTCCCAGAATCAGATAGCAGTGGTGGCAGCTTCATAGCTCTGTGTTCCTGCTGGGATATGGAGGGCCCAGAGTTCTGCCCTCAGCTGTGCAGTTCCCAGTTTCTGGAATGTACACAGTCGTCTGAGCATAAGTGCTGCTTTGTGCCCAGACTGTTTTTAAACAGCCTTGCACTTAGATTTTTCCTCCTACTGGCTTTGTTGAATTTTACCAGCATTATACGAGGAAAAATGGAGCTTCCAAATATAGAGAGAAGGGATAGTTCAAGTTTGCTAATGCTGAAATACATAGTTGGGCTTTCAATCCATACTTTTGGATGGACTCTGTCTTGGGCAAATAGAAGCTCCCTGTTTCTCTCCTAGTTCTTAAATCATCCAGTTCAGGAGAAGTAAGGCACTAGTTAATCCCCTTTGTCTGTGAAGTTAGGCAGTGATTGAGTGTTAAGAATCAGTTTATAAATTGTGATGGAAATGACTGAGCCCTTTGGAACTCTAACCTTTTCTCTCCACAGAAATCAAGATGATTACCAGCTAGTTCGAAAATTAGGCCGAGGCAAATACAGTGAAGTATTTGAAGCCATCAACATTACAAATAACGAAAAAGTAGTTGTTAAAATTCTCAAGGTGAGCTGGGGATTGGGCAAAAGATAAAATCTGTCTTGAGGTGATCAGGAGGCCAGAAAGGGCTTTTTGATGTTCTAAAACTGAAATCCTTAAAACCTGGCTTTGGAGTGTCACTCAGTGAAACAGGCCATGGTTTTGAGCCTCCTGATATAAGCCCTGCAGTTAAGTCAGATCTCTGCCTGTAAGGAATTAGGCTCTGTCTTAAAGAAGCCCTGATGTGCAACACCTTTTTACTTGGAACTAAGCAACATTTCAGCAGCTGACTACAAAATTCTCAGCTTCTCTAAGTGCTGGCGTCCTGGCAGGCTGTCATAGCCTTGGCCTTCATTTAGTGACCCTCCAATAGCCCGCAAACTTCTCATAGTTAAACATTTGCCACATGCCAGTTAAGAAGTCTTGGAGTATCACAGAactgtttgggttggaaaagcaTTCAAAGATCATGAAGTCCAGTCAACACCCCAGCAttcatgtccccaagtgccacatctttTAAATCTATTCAAGGATGGTGTTCTCaccactggagcagcctgttccaggtattgacaaccctttctgtaaagaaattttttcctggCATTACTcgaggccatttcctcttggcCTATCAGATTATGTTCaaagagctttttttaaaaaatgccatctTCCAGCCTCTCCTTCACTTGGAATTATTGTCTGTAGCTGTCAGGGTCGTGTGGTTAGAAAGGAGACAGCAGATATTTGAGCCCTTACTGGTGTGATGCATACTCAGGTTAAATTGCAAATGTTTCAGTATATTTTGCTGATCTGCAGTCACCTGGGTGTTGTCATCTGGCTGTTGAGCTATTAGCCTCACTTTACTGCAGGGCTTTATCTTACACTTTGGGTTTTTATTCTTCAGCCtgttaaaaagaagaaaatcaagcGTGAAATCAAGATCTTAGAGAACTTGCGAGGCGGTCCCAATATAATCACCCTTGCAGATATAGTAAAAGATCCTGTGGTGAGTAAGGGAGAAACTCAAGGGGTACACTGGGGTTGTGGGTGAAGTTCTGTTTGATTTCAGCTCTGAcctggctttttgttttcccctgctCTTAAATCCTGCTTTTGAATTGACTGATCAGATCAGCTCTTAATCTGATAAACTTCTTTTAGAGGGCCCTTCCCCCACAggtccctccagcccctcactCTGTGAGGAAGAGATACTAGCGAGCTGAGACAAGTTAATTCGCTCTGCaaacagtgctgctggaggctgtgggCTTAGGCTCTGCTCTGTCTGTCTGAGGGGAATCATAAATATGTCCAAGGCAGAGGGATTTTGTGTAGTgttagtaggaaaaaaaagatgcaattCATTATCCTGAGTGGAAACATAACTTAACATGGCTGaatacttttttctctttcagtctCGAACACCCGCTCTGGTTTTTGAACATGTAAACAACACAGACTTTAAGGTACAGTGTGAGATGTgacttctctttttatttttttattgggGGGGTTTGAAAACCACTCATACTGTCTTTCTGGGGAAGGGCAAGTACATAGGATGGGCATTTCCTTCCAGCATAGGAAATGCTTTTAAAGGTAAATGCAGTTGGGACAGAAGTTTGTAATTAGCCCATCAGTACCATTTTGCCACAAAAGTTACAAGATGAGAATGCAGATTGCAAGAGGTATTTAACCTTGGGAGCAAATGAATCTGTTACCTTGTGGCCCATCAGTGCCTGTGTTTTTGAGGCATTTGGCTTTTATGTGTACAACTATTTATTGGAACCACTTTAAATGTGGACAGCTGTTTCTGTGGCTTTCCATactcctgggaatggggatttaaatgtttctttgttCCTTCATACTGACCTGCCTCAGAAGAAGGCTGTGCAATGCCATCCATCATGTTTGTACTGGGTGGGTACAACCAGAGGGAGATAGTGACAGGAACCAGGATGTGCtgtctgagcagagctggaagtaAACAATGTATAGGATTTGCAAAAGGAGAGGAACAGACTGATCATAGTCAGGTGTGAGATCAGAGTAACTTGAGAAACTTGGACTATACCTTCAGATGGGTTTGGAGAATGCCAGCAGCCCAGAACAGAGGTTTTTTGGATGTTGAACACTGACACGATGTGTTTGTGTCCCACAGCAATTATACCAGACACTAACAGATTATGATATTCGATTCTACATGTATGAGATTTTGAAGGTAAGttggtgttttgctgttttgttgaTTTATTTCTAGTATTTGCTCTCAGCTGATCCCATAGAGATGGTTCTCATGTCACTGATGATAGTGACATCATATCACTAAGGGAAGGAGAGTCCATGGAAGAATTGGGCAGAAAAATATCAAGTCAATAtctgtttttcagcattttgttACATTGAGATACCTTAAAATCCTAAATCAGGAGTACATGTAGcctctgaaaaaagaaaactgtgagCTGTTactggctgtgtttgtgctcagATATAATGTGAGTCAAATGCCTTCATCCATTCTTCTGAAGTAAGTAATTTCTCCTTAGGAGTCTGGAGAAAGGGGGCTTGTGTGATCATTAGTGGCTAGTAACTGTGCTCTTAGAGACTCTGAAATTCCAATTTTTATGAAGAAGCACATGAAGTAAAGTCAAGAGACTTGTGTTGCTGGGACCTCCCTTTGGGAGGGTGCTCTAGATGCATTTTCTGTGATCAGTGAGTCTGGTCCAGGATCTAACACTGGACAGTCCTGTCATCTAGTTAGACTTGATATGTGTGGAAATACTTTTGAATATGGTTAACTTGACACATTCTTGTGACTCCAGCATCTGTTTCCTTTCACCTGCAGGCTCTAGATTACTGCCATAGCATGGGAATCATGCACAGAGATGTCAAACCTCACAATGTCATGATTGACCATGAGCACAGAAAGGTAGtgtggggtgtttggggggcagggaggggtcCTGCTTTTCTCTTGGCGAACTGGGGTCCCTTTTGGGTACTCGTGTGTAGTGGTACTAGCAGACCTCTTTGAGGGGGACTCTGCTGTAATGATGTGGACAAATATAAAATGAGAATATTGTGCTGCTTTTTGAGGCTTTACTTGGTCACATGTAACCCACAGGAAGGGTTGTAAggagaagtattttatttagaCTGCTTAGTGATATGGGTTTGGGGAGAATATGAAACCAGATACTCTGATCAAATTAATTGAAAATGGAAGACTTATAAATTAACTTCATACTAAGTTCACCAGTGTCATTCAGCCAGTGGTAAGCTGGAGCATCCCTTGAgccctttttctttgttttctacCATTTTTAGCTTAGACTAATAGACTGGGGTTTGGCTGAATTCTATCACCCTGGCCAGGAGTACAATGTCAGAGTGGCTTCCAGATATTTCAAAGGACCTGAACTTCTTGTAGATTATCAGGTAAGAGTTACCAGGACTTCTTACTGACTTTGATATGGAAAGTCAGTGCCATTTCAAGGTaataaacccaaaattcagATGTCTAGAGAGCTGAAGCTAAAGACAGTCTGTTCCAAAATGTATGGCAGAAAGCAGTGGCCATAAAGCCActgaatgaaagaaacaaatgagTAGTCTCAGGAcctgaggaagagctgcagaacGATCATTATGGATCTTGGAATACAAatgttgaatatttttttagcaAGGCTGTGTTTGCAGTAAGGTACAGTAATGAAACAAAGCCCCTGTGGGAACAGCAAGTACTGCATGAACTTCTAAATTAAGCTATAAAAGCATCCCCTTATCTGATGGCAGTTTGCATTATGGAAATCACAGTGTTCCTGGTGACTTTCAGACCATGCTGGTTCTGGAAAAAAGCACATCCTCACCTGTCCATGGACCCTGGGGAGTCCACACCTTTTGTTGTTTGTTCCAATGTTTCCTTTCCCAACATGCATTTCTCAGTGGTTTATAACATTGGAGTCTGCAGTGAAAATAGAAGAAAGCTCTGATTTTTAATATCCTGTCAGACAGGGATGGAATTAGGATACCTGCTGTCCTGCTAATTGCTGTATCCCAGTTTGAGTAACTGGAACACTGAGCTGAACAGTGGTTTAGGGATGAAGGTGCATGAAGA
The genomic region above belongs to Camarhynchus parvulus chromosome 20, STF_HiC, whole genome shotgun sequence and contains:
- the CSNK2A1 gene encoding casein kinase II subunit alpha, which codes for MSGPVPSRARVYTDVNTHRPREYWDYESHVVEWGNQDDYQLVRKLGRGKYSEVFEAINITNNEKVVVKILKPVKKKKIKREIKILENLRGGPNIITLADIVKDPVSRTPALVFEHVNNTDFKQLYQTLTDYDIRFYMYEILKALDYCHSMGIMHRDVKPHNVMIDHEHRKLRLIDWGLAEFYHPGQEYNVRVASRYFKGPELLVDYQMYDYSLDMWSLGCMLASMIFRKEPFFHGHDNYDQLVRIAKVLGTEDLYDYIDKYNIELDPRFNDILGRHSRKRWERFVHSENQHLVSPEALDFLDKLLRYDHQSRLTAREAMEHPYFYPIVKDQARMGSSNMAGGSTPVSSASMMSGISSVPTPSPLGPLAGSPVISATTTLGMPVPAAAGAQQ